The Lujinxingia vulgaris genome includes a region encoding these proteins:
- a CDS encoding 6-phosphofructokinase, which translates to MRIGVLTGGGDCPGLNAVIRAVTKSLLLKCDATVIGFEEGFLGMIEGRSRELDLKALKGILARGGTILGTHNKANPFNHYLADGADVSDQLVENYHRLKLDGVVVIGGDGTMSIAHRLSEKGVKCVGVPKTIDNDLMHTDRTFGFDTAVAVATEAVDRLQTTGESHSRVMILETMGRYAGWLALHSGLAGGADVILIPELPFDVEEIARVCQQRKKRQRFTMIVVAEGATLLDGKQVVREHIDDSPDPLRLGGIGNLLAEKLKPLVDSEIRTTTLGHIQRGGTPTAFDRVLSTAFGAHAAALVAGGRWGRMVALQNGQMTSVEIAEVADQTRLVPVDSLLVHAAAAVGTSFGRADFEVDLSRMPENRVI; encoded by the coding sequence ATGCGCATTGGAGTCCTGACCGGCGGCGGCGACTGCCCCGGCCTTAACGCAGTGATTCGAGCGGTGACCAAGAGCCTCTTGCTCAAGTGCGACGCCACGGTGATCGGTTTCGAAGAGGGGTTTCTGGGGATGATCGAGGGGCGCAGCCGCGAGCTCGATCTGAAGGCTCTCAAGGGCATCCTGGCGCGTGGTGGCACCATCCTGGGCACGCATAATAAGGCCAACCCCTTCAATCATTACCTGGCCGACGGGGCCGATGTCAGCGACCAGCTCGTGGAGAATTACCACCGCCTGAAGCTCGACGGGGTGGTGGTCATCGGCGGCGACGGCACCATGAGCATCGCGCACCGCTTAAGCGAGAAGGGCGTCAAATGTGTGGGCGTGCCCAAGACCATCGACAACGACCTGATGCACACCGATCGCACCTTCGGGTTTGATACGGCGGTGGCGGTGGCCACCGAGGCCGTTGACCGGCTGCAGACCACTGGCGAGAGCCACAGCCGGGTGATGATTCTCGAGACGATGGGGCGCTACGCCGGCTGGCTCGCTCTGCACAGCGGGCTTGCGGGCGGGGCAGACGTGATCCTGATTCCGGAGCTTCCTTTTGATGTCGAAGAGATCGCCCGGGTGTGTCAGCAGCGCAAGAAACGCCAGCGCTTCACCATGATTGTGGTGGCCGAGGGCGCGACGCTGCTCGACGGCAAGCAGGTGGTGCGCGAGCATATCGACGATAGCCCCGATCCCCTGCGCCTGGGCGGCATCGGCAACCTTCTGGCCGAGAAGCTCAAGCCCCTGGTCGACAGTGAGATTCGCACCACGACGCTGGGGCATATCCAGCGCGGAGGCACGCCGACGGCCTTTGATCGGGTGCTCTCTACGGCGTTCGGGGCGCACGCCGCGGCGCTGGTCGCCGGCGGGCGCTGGGGACGCATGGTCGCGCTGCAAAACGGGCAGATGACCAGCGTGGAGATCGCCGAGGTCGCCGACCAGACGCGTCTTGTGCCGGTGGATTCGCTGCTGGTGCATGCGGCGGCGGCGGTGGGAACCTCCTTTGGCCGCGCAGACTTCGAGGTCGACTTAAGTCGCATGCCCGAGAATCGCGTGATCTGA
- a CDS encoding GNAT family N-acetyltransferase, producing the protein MDDMPSGSRRNPRQLRTNAPITIREMELEDLAAVFALGERIFTADRWPNLYRTWDEFELIQIFGTDTETCLVAECNDQVVGFALGTLIEKRRSAWTYGYLLWLGVEPDLSRSGVGKRLVNRLTELFIARGARIMLADTESDNLPAVNFFRRQGFTNETEHVYLAKNLTQHPEYVRRRRSLAHPPSSDPSPSDAAPAHLPPGGISPGDDASPGQPHEHDD; encoded by the coding sequence ATGGACGACATGCCCTCGGGCAGTCGACGCAACCCTCGCCAGCTACGCACCAACGCCCCGATCACCATCCGCGAAATGGAGCTCGAAGACCTCGCTGCGGTCTTCGCCCTTGGCGAGCGCATCTTCACCGCCGATCGCTGGCCCAACCTCTACCGCACCTGGGATGAGTTTGAGCTGATTCAGATCTTCGGCACCGACACCGAGACCTGCCTGGTGGCCGAATGCAACGACCAGGTGGTGGGCTTCGCCCTGGGCACCCTCATCGAGAAGCGGCGCAGCGCCTGGACCTATGGCTACTTGCTGTGGCTGGGCGTCGAGCCCGACCTCTCGCGCAGCGGCGTGGGCAAGCGCCTGGTCAACCGCCTCACCGAGCTCTTCATCGCCCGGGGCGCACGCATCATGCTGGCGGATACCGAGTCCGATAACCTGCCGGCGGTGAACTTCTTTCGGCGCCAGGGTTTTACCAATGAGACCGAGCACGTCTACCTGGCCAAAAACCTCACGCAGCACCCCGAATACGTGCGCCGCCGACGCTCCCTGGCGCATCCTCCCTCCTCCGACCCCTCGCCCTCCGACGCCGCCCCGGCGCACCTGCCTCCCGGAGGCATAAGCCCGGGCGATGACGCCTCCCCAGGCCAACCTCATGAGCATGATGACTGA
- a CDS encoding NAD(P)/FAD-dependent oxidoreductase: MPQETTSERGDVPIPPADSKRRPCVVIIGGGFGGLNAARALKRASVDVFLIDRHNHHLFQPLLYQVATAGLSADDIASPIREVVRRQQNVQVMLGEVTSIDRESRVVRYEGGEVNYDYLVVAAGMQTNYFGNPQWEEQAPGLKTLRDALTCRRHILEVFEQAEREGEGSEGRGLLTFVVVGAGATGVEMAGAIREIAYQVMVKDFRRIDPTRARVLLLDAGPRVLTGYDEELSERARRDLEKMGVEVRLNAMVEAIDEEGVTVNGERILAKTVVWAAGVKGSPLAETLNVELDRMGRVSVRPDLRMPEDDRVFVIGDLARFENEDGEVLPGLAPVAVQQGKHVAENIKRAVEGKPLEAFSYWDRGKMATIGRARAIAEIGDWKFGGLLAWLAWLFVHLLFLIGFRNRAYVLMGWIFAYVGMRRSARLIVDPPKERAGALNFWQSPRADEVHAE; encoded by the coding sequence ATGCCACAAGAGACGACTTCAGAACGCGGAGATGTTCCGATACCACCTGCCGATTCCAAACGCAGGCCCTGCGTGGTGATTATCGGGGGAGGGTTCGGCGGGCTAAATGCGGCGCGGGCGTTGAAGCGGGCGTCGGTGGATGTGTTTCTGATCGATCGGCATAACCACCACCTCTTCCAGCCGCTGCTCTACCAGGTCGCCACCGCGGGGCTCTCCGCCGACGATATCGCCTCGCCGATTCGCGAGGTGGTGCGCCGTCAGCAGAATGTGCAGGTGATGCTCGGGGAGGTGACCAGCATCGACCGTGAGTCGCGGGTGGTGCGCTATGAGGGCGGGGAGGTGAACTATGATTACCTGGTGGTCGCCGCCGGCATGCAGACCAACTATTTTGGCAACCCGCAGTGGGAGGAGCAGGCGCCGGGGCTCAAGACGCTGCGCGACGCGCTGACCTGCCGTCGCCACATTCTGGAGGTCTTTGAGCAGGCTGAGCGCGAGGGAGAGGGCTCGGAGGGGCGCGGGCTATTGACTTTTGTGGTGGTGGGTGCGGGAGCCACCGGCGTGGAGATGGCCGGGGCCATTCGCGAGATCGCCTACCAGGTGATGGTCAAAGACTTTCGTCGCATCGACCCGACTCGCGCGCGGGTTCTCTTGCTGGATGCGGGGCCGCGGGTGCTGACCGGTTACGATGAGGAGCTCTCCGAGCGTGCGCGTCGCGATCTTGAGAAGATGGGCGTGGAGGTGCGCCTCAACGCCATGGTCGAGGCCATCGATGAGGAGGGGGTCACGGTCAACGGGGAGCGCATCCTGGCAAAAACCGTGGTGTGGGCTGCCGGGGTCAAAGGCAGCCCGCTGGCCGAGACGCTTAATGTTGAGCTCGACCGGATGGGGCGCGTGAGCGTGCGGCCCGATCTGCGCATGCCGGAAGATGATCGGGTCTTTGTGATCGGCGACCTCGCGCGTTTTGAGAACGAGGATGGCGAGGTGTTGCCCGGACTGGCGCCGGTGGCCGTGCAGCAGGGAAAACACGTGGCCGAAAACATCAAACGCGCGGTGGAGGGAAAGCCGCTGGAGGCGTTTTCGTACTGGGATCGCGGCAAGATGGCGACCATCGGGCGCGCCAGGGCCATCGCCGAGATCGGCGACTGGAAGTTCGGCGGGCTCCTGGCCTGGCTTGCCTGGCTCTTTGTGCACCTGCTCTTTTTGATCGGGTTTCGAAACCGCGCCTACGTGCTCATGGGCTGGATCTTTGCCTATGTGGGCATGCGACGCAGCGCGCGTCTGATTGTCGACCCTCCAAAGGAGCGCGCCGGGGCGTTGAACTTCTGGCAGAGCCCGCGGGCCGACGAGGTTCACGCGGAGTGA
- a CDS encoding DUF938 domain-containing protein yields MSDLRQHSEACVRNREPILNELREHLADAHHVWEIGSGTGQHAVYFAAHLPHLTWQPSDRPQYHGSIEAWRTDAALPNLRPVLAFDLFDEAPAVEHTDAIIACNVIHIAPFEATDRVFAHARASLNPGGKILLYGPFIHEDRELEPSNQSFDAMLRQRDPQSGIRRLADVDAKARACGFERALTRRLPANNDLLVYERPL; encoded by the coding sequence GTGTCCGATCTTCGCCAGCACTCCGAGGCCTGTGTCCGAAACCGCGAGCCCATTCTCAACGAACTTCGCGAACATCTGGCCGACGCCCACCACGTCTGGGAGATCGGCAGCGGCACCGGCCAGCACGCCGTCTATTTTGCGGCGCATCTTCCGCACCTGACCTGGCAGCCCTCCGACCGCCCGCAGTACCACGGCAGCATTGAGGCCTGGCGCACGGACGCCGCGCTCCCCAACCTGCGCCCGGTCCTCGCGTTTGATCTTTTTGATGAGGCGCCCGCCGTCGAACACACCGACGCGATCATCGCGTGCAACGTCATCCACATCGCCCCCTTTGAGGCGACCGATCGCGTCTTTGCGCACGCCCGCGCCTCGCTCAACCCGGGCGGCAAGATCCTCCTCTACGGCCCCTTCATTCACGAGGATCGCGAGCTGGAGCCGAGCAACCAGAGCTTTGATGCGATGCTGCGCCAGCGCGACCCGCAAAGCGGCATCCGCCGCCTGGCCGACGTCGACGCGAAGGCGCGGGCCTGCGGGTTCGAACGCGCGCTCACGCGCCGACTGCCCGCCAACAACGATCTTCTGGTGTACGAGCGGCCGCTCTAA
- the otsB gene encoding trehalose-phosphatase — protein sequence MKTLDDVVHDVANALAKGQRLLAMLDFDGTLAPIAARPELAAPEVGAAEAITALVKTGAQVVIVSGRGAADVQARLGVGNVSVVGSHGLELWWASGARELVKGAEEARAAIAKVEAAWRERFGDVAGVVLEQKPFGVALHYRLVEEGAQTLAARASEAALQLGGVRLKSGKCVVEAVPALRWDKGRAAQLVLRRARATAPGEVHALYVGDDLTDEDAFLALGAEGSTVLVASEDRASEASARVRDPAQVVRLIWELAALCDQNQGRLVGLP from the coding sequence ATGAAGACGCTCGATGATGTGGTGCACGACGTCGCAAACGCGCTGGCAAAAGGCCAGCGCCTGCTGGCGATGCTCGACTTTGACGGGACGCTTGCGCCCATTGCGGCTCGACCGGAGCTTGCCGCGCCTGAGGTCGGGGCGGCGGAGGCGATCACGGCGCTTGTGAAGACCGGGGCCCAGGTGGTGATCGTCAGCGGGCGCGGCGCGGCCGATGTTCAGGCAAGGCTTGGCGTGGGTAATGTCAGCGTGGTGGGAAGTCACGGTCTGGAGTTGTGGTGGGCCAGCGGCGCGCGCGAGCTTGTAAAAGGGGCCGAGGAGGCCCGGGCGGCCATCGCGAAGGTGGAGGCGGCCTGGCGCGAGAGGTTCGGTGATGTTGCCGGCGTGGTCCTGGAGCAGAAGCCCTTTGGCGTGGCGTTGCATTACCGGCTGGTGGAGGAGGGGGCACAGACGCTGGCGGCGCGCGCCAGCGAGGCCGCGCTGCAGTTGGGGGGCGTGCGTCTGAAGTCGGGGAAATGCGTGGTGGAGGCGGTGCCGGCGTTGCGCTGGGACAAAGGGCGCGCGGCGCAGCTTGTGCTGCGACGCGCGCGGGCCACGGCGCCGGGCGAGGTGCACGCGCTTTATGTGGGCGATGACCTGACCGACGAAGATGCTTTTTTGGCGCTGGGCGCTGAGGGGAGCACGGTGCTTGTGGCCTCCGAAGATCGCGCGAGCGAAGCGAGCGCGCGGGTGCGCGACCCGGCTCAGGTGGTGCGCCTGATCTGGGAGCTCGCTGCCCTTTGCGACCAGAATCAGGGGAGGTTGGTGGGCCTCCCCTGA
- a CDS encoding M20 family metallopeptidase, producing the protein MTELHDLLAHLDRARCERLLIDMVDIYSPSYAESAVVSRVCAALQEASVPYRLQPVVASPGAPGRANILIELGPQPPELMLVGHLDTVPYFSDEHDAPGSTLEGDVLHGLGSADMKSGCAAMVEAVCALVDAGARLRRGLLLALVVGEEEYGDGAAKLLESSHAPLAIIGEPTGLRPSLEHYGYMELRLIAEGRRAHAARPDVGASAIHAMLSTILAVIEQVSDAEPATRVSINPREVHGGDSLFVIADRCEAALDIHLAAGVDTAALREALATTIEASNADHPQCTVSSEELFFAPAYSLNPDDAPMQTSRRAFLALQQPFTPRPFPSHSDGNRFFEAGIAPLILGPGDLGVAHTRDEHVHLSEVHRAAELYLSLIVHHCIHEH; encoded by the coding sequence ATGACTGAGCTCCACGATCTTCTGGCCCACCTTGACCGGGCGCGCTGCGAGCGCCTGCTCATCGACATGGTCGATATCTACAGCCCCTCTTATGCCGAGAGTGCGGTGGTGTCGCGGGTCTGTGCGGCTTTGCAGGAGGCCTCGGTGCCTTACCGGCTTCAGCCGGTGGTCGCCTCACCCGGGGCGCCGGGGCGCGCCAACATCCTTATTGAGCTCGGGCCGCAGCCGCCGGAGCTGATGCTGGTCGGCCATCTCGACACCGTCCCTTACTTCAGCGATGAGCACGACGCCCCGGGCAGCACTCTGGAGGGCGACGTGCTCCACGGGCTGGGAAGCGCCGACATGAAGTCGGGGTGTGCGGCGATGGTCGAGGCGGTCTGCGCCCTGGTCGACGCCGGAGCGCGCCTTCGGCGCGGCCTGTTGCTGGCGCTGGTCGTCGGCGAGGAAGAGTACGGCGATGGCGCCGCAAAACTTCTGGAGAGCTCGCACGCCCCGCTGGCGATCATTGGCGAGCCCACCGGGCTTCGCCCCTCATTGGAGCATTACGGCTACATGGAGCTTCGTCTCATCGCCGAGGGACGGCGCGCCCACGCCGCCCGCCCCGACGTAGGCGCCAGCGCCATCCACGCCATGCTCAGCACCATCCTGGCCGTCATCGAGCAGGTCAGCGACGCCGAGCCCGCCACACGCGTGAGCATCAACCCCCGCGAGGTTCACGGCGGCGACTCCCTCTTTGTCATCGCCGATCGTTGCGAGGCCGCGCTCGATATTCACCTGGCCGCCGGCGTCGACACCGCCGCACTCCGAGAGGCCCTGGCCACCACCATTGAGGCATCCAACGCCGACCACCCTCAATGCACCGTGAGCTCCGAGGAGCTCTTCTTCGCCCCGGCCTACAGCCTCAACCCCGATGACGCGCCGATGCAGACCTCCCGGCGCGCCTTCCTGGCGCTGCAGCAGCCCTTTACCCCCCGGCCTTTTCCCTCCCACTCCGACGGCAACCGCTTCTTTGAGGCAGGCATCGCCCCGCTCATCCTCGGTCCGGGCGACCTGGGCGTGGCGCACACCCGCGATGAGCACGTGCACTTAAGCGAGGTCCACCGCGCCGCCGAGCTCTACCTGAGCCTCATCGTGCATCACTGCATCCACGAGCATTGA